A DNA window from Bradyrhizobium barranii subsp. barranii contains the following coding sequences:
- a CDS encoding lytic transglycosylase domain-containing protein, with protein sequence MAGLSVGCAALAKSNETTADGAKDTAKPAAKDSAKGSAKETTKGTGKETPKGASKGAAAAPAKDAAKKPGKDAGKDAAKDAGKRAGKEPAKDKPKPAAAAPKSQPAANGSPPKTAPAPAVTATVRPAAPAPVAKPVAAPLLAPATRQHATPRKPVTPAAVAATSSTSQADKDTLENVIELVRKRKAADATNYAASISDPVARKLAEWIILRSEDNGATVERYRAFLSANPSWPSQTFLRRRLEAAMWDDRRDDSVAWSWFENESPVSAKGRFTLAKAMLARGDRANAERLVREAWRSDPMSEETENNALDQFGALLTPGDQKARMDTLLYGSENEAALRAAKRLGAGYVALAKARIASVKKAPNARALLDAVPRELHNDPGFIFSKIQLLRREEKFAEAAQLMLSAPKDPNRLYNLDEWWIERRLLARKMIDTEEFRSAYLIARDAALPSRDIYKTEQEFTAGWIALRFLNEPTAATQHFARIGVGSVNPTTLARAGYWQGRAAEAAGRQQEARNAYARAAEQSTSYYGQLARAKLGLPQIELNSQPRGRGAERLEIVRAAHLLYELDEREMAIPVLADMGENGDPEALAGLGELTQRYSDARGMLLLGKAALNRGLPFDFYAYPVNGIPQFTPIGPEVERSIVYAIARQESAFNPSVVSPAQAYGLMQVTPDAARYVCKRHGATYDLGRLKNDSVYNATLGSAELGGLLEDYRGSYIMTFAAYNAGRGSVKKWVDRYGDPRDPKVDAVDWVELIPFSETRNYVQRIMENLQVYRARFGGGTRLQIEADLRRGTGSVE encoded by the coding sequence ATGGCCGGGCTGTCGGTCGGCTGCGCCGCCCTGGCCAAGTCCAATGAGACGACCGCGGACGGGGCCAAGGACACCGCAAAGCCGGCGGCCAAGGACTCCGCGAAGGGATCAGCCAAAGAAACAACGAAGGGAACCGGCAAGGAAACACCGAAGGGCGCGAGCAAGGGCGCGGCTGCCGCCCCGGCCAAGGATGCCGCGAAGAAACCCGGCAAGGATGCTGGCAAGGACGCCGCCAAGGATGCAGGCAAGAGAGCCGGCAAGGAACCCGCCAAGGACAAGCCCAAGCCCGCAGCCGCCGCGCCAAAATCACAGCCGGCCGCCAACGGCTCGCCCCCCAAGACCGCACCCGCGCCGGCCGTGACGGCCACCGTCAGGCCTGCCGCCCCGGCGCCCGTCGCCAAACCCGTCGCAGCTCCTCTGCTTGCGCCGGCGACCCGCCAGCACGCCACGCCGCGCAAGCCGGTCACGCCGGCCGCGGTCGCTGCGACCTCCTCGACGTCGCAGGCCGACAAGGACACGCTCGAGAACGTCATCGAGCTCGTGCGCAAGCGCAAGGCGGCAGACGCCACCAATTACGCTGCCTCGATCTCGGATCCCGTCGCACGAAAGCTCGCCGAATGGATCATCCTGCGCAGCGAGGACAATGGCGCGACCGTGGAACGCTACCGCGCCTTCCTCTCCGCCAATCCGAGCTGGCCGTCGCAGACCTTCCTGCGCCGGCGCCTCGAGGCCGCGATGTGGGACGACAGGCGCGACGATTCGGTCGCGTGGTCGTGGTTCGAGAATGAATCGCCTGTGTCCGCCAAGGGCCGATTCACGCTCGCCAAGGCGATGCTGGCGCGCGGCGACCGCGCCAACGCCGAGCGGCTGGTGCGCGAGGCCTGGCGCAGTGATCCGATGTCGGAGGAGACCGAGAACAACGCGCTCGACCAGTTCGGCGCCCTGCTGACGCCGGGCGACCAGAAGGCGCGGATGGACACCTTGCTCTACGGCAGCGAGAACGAAGCCGCGCTCCGCGCCGCAAAACGCCTCGGCGCCGGCTATGTCGCGCTGGCCAAGGCCCGCATCGCCTCCGTCAAGAAGGCGCCGAATGCGCGCGCGCTGCTCGACGCCGTGCCGCGCGAGCTGCACAACGATCCCGGCTTCATCTTCAGCAAGATCCAGCTCCTGCGCCGCGAGGAGAAGTTCGCCGAAGCCGCCCAGCTGATGTTGTCGGCGCCGAAGGATCCGAACCGTCTCTACAATCTCGACGAATGGTGGATCGAGCGGCGCCTGCTGGCGCGCAAGATGATCGACACCGAGGAATTCCGCAGCGCCTATCTGATCGCGCGCGACGCGGCCCTGCCCTCGCGCGACATCTACAAGACCGAGCAGGAGTTCACCGCCGGCTGGATCGCGCTGCGATTCCTCAACGAACCCACCGCCGCCACCCAGCATTTCGCCCGCATCGGCGTCGGCAGCGTCAATCCGACCACGCTGGCGCGCGCCGGCTATTGGCAGGGCCGCGCGGCGGAAGCGGCGGGCCGCCAGCAGGAGGCGCGCAACGCCTACGCCCGGGCGGCCGAGCAATCCACCAGCTATTACGGCCAGCTCGCGCGCGCAAAACTCGGCCTGCCGCAGATCGAGCTCAACAGCCAGCCGCGCGGCCGCGGCGCCGAACGGCTGGAGATCGTGCGCGCCGCGCACCTGCTCTACGAGCTCGACGAACGCGAGATGGCGATACCTGTTCTCGCCGACATGGGCGAGAACGGCGATCCCGAGGCGCTTGCCGGCCTTGGCGAGCTCACCCAGCGCTACAGCGACGCGCGCGGCATGCTGCTGCTCGGCAAGGCTGCGCTCAACCGCGGCCTCCCCTTCGACTTCTACGCCTATCCCGTCAACGGCATTCCGCAGTTCACGCCGATCGGCCCCGAGGTCGAGCGCAGCATCGTCTATGCGATCGCGCGGCAGGAAAGCGCGTTCAACCCCTCCGTGGTCTCGCCGGCGCAGGCTTACGGCCTGATGCAGGTGACGCCGGACGCCGCGCGCTATGTCTGCAAGCGGCACGGCGCGACCTACGATCTGGGGCGGCTGAAGAACGATTCGGTCTACAACGCCACGCTCGGCTCGGCCGAGCTCGGCGGACTGCTCGAGGACTACCGCGGCTCCTACATCATGACCTTTGCCGCCTACAACGCCGGCCGCGGCAGCGTGAAGAAATGGGTCGACCGCTACGGCGACCCGCGCGATCCCAAGGTCGACGCGGTCGACTGGGTCGAGCTGATTCCGTTCTCCGAGACGCGCAACTACGTGCAGCGGATCATGGAGAATCTTCAGGTCTACCGCGCCCGCTTCGGCGGCGGCACACGGTTGCAGATCGAAGCTGACCTGCGCCGCGGCACCGGCAGCGTGGAATAG